The Cloacibacillus sp. genome includes a region encoding these proteins:
- a CDS encoding heparinase II/III family protein has product MKNILQLVIKEYGACWLLNRSLYSLKLKSLRLLPFAERFFEHNAAVSRIDIFEIKTDAIKDFLKKLPIEKQKEIISRADNALSGVLFAFSCHNFDYKNPIDWHYSPVTKMSSPKDSKWYKLPDFDPNRGDIKVIWEASRFTHGYCLVRAFLLTGDVKYFEAFAAHVKSWLKDNSYSYGINYKCGQECAIRMINILIVYLAFKEAGMASSELKNNVGTIVKDSYKKILSNFFYARRCIKNNHTISEITGQIIGAWCCEDDKKVAEMYALLEETISDQFYADGGYKQFSSNYQRLVLQLMECLFSIAPKTGHYLSKKANEIIKNSAQLLFMMQNEDGYVPNYGSNDGALIFPVASQDYRDYRPVINTVYAAAAGSRLYKAGDYDEELLWFVGKTDFPIMAPERKSVSYDMSGYYILRSGESFLVTYLQNYKSRPGHMDQLHMDLWYKGVNIFCDGGTYSYADASGKSLARTASHNVLMINDLDQMDSDGAFLIYNWTKRTKFNMNDKYFSGTLSARNGSYFHKRDIKIEENGYVIFDSVETDIEGEATLFFHSPCDISVREGGFRLMRDKKHLCDVRVNGDLSLCSSYMSSHYYELEKISCVMVKQKITDRKCVFETHINFIDSDKENNG; this is encoded by the coding sequence ATGAAAAACATCCTACAGCTCGTCATAAAAGAATATGGTGCCTGCTGGTTGCTGAATCGGTCGCTCTATAGCCTAAAACTAAAGAGCCTCCGGCTGCTGCCCTTTGCCGAAAGATTCTTTGAACATAATGCAGCGGTATCGCGTATAGATATCTTTGAGATAAAAACTGACGCCATAAAAGATTTTCTTAAGAAACTGCCTATAGAGAAGCAGAAAGAGATAATCTCCCGTGCGGACAACGCCTTATCAGGCGTTTTATTCGCCTTCTCCTGCCATAACTTCGATTACAAGAATCCGATTGATTGGCATTATTCTCCCGTTACAAAAATGTCCAGCCCCAAAGATTCAAAATGGTACAAACTGCCTGATTTTGATCCGAACAGAGGGGATATCAAGGTAATATGGGAAGCGTCGAGATTTACTCATGGCTACTGTCTGGTACGTGCCTTTTTGCTTACCGGCGACGTCAAATACTTTGAAGCCTTCGCCGCTCATGTCAAGAGCTGGCTGAAAGACAACTCCTACTCCTATGGCATAAATTATAAGTGTGGGCAGGAATGCGCCATCAGGATGATCAATATTCTCATCGTCTATTTAGCCTTCAAAGAGGCTGGAATGGCATCTTCAGAGTTGAAAAACAATGTCGGGACTATTGTAAAAGACAGCTACAAGAAAATACTTTCGAACTTCTTCTATGCCCGAAGGTGCATAAAAAATAACCATACGATATCCGAGATAACAGGGCAGATTATCGGCGCTTGGTGCTGCGAGGACGATAAAAAGGTCGCGGAAATGTATGCCTTGCTTGAAGAGACGATTTCAGATCAGTTCTATGCGGATGGCGGATATAAGCAGTTTTCTTCCAACTATCAGAGGCTTGTGCTTCAGTTGATGGAATGCCTGTTCAGCATCGCACCAAAGACGGGCCATTACTTATCTAAAAAGGCAAATGAGATTATAAAAAACAGCGCCCAGTTGCTTTTTATGATGCAAAACGAGGATGGTTATGTACCGAATTACGGATCTAATGACGGAGCCCTGATTTTCCCTGTTGCCTCACAGGATTACAGAGACTATCGCCCTGTTATAAACACGGTATATGCCGCCGCGGCTGGCAGCAGATTATATAAGGCCGGAGATTATGATGAAGAACTATTGTGGTTTGTCGGCAAGACCGACTTCCCAATAATGGCTCCCGAACGCAAAAGCGTATCTTACGATATGTCGGGTTACTACATACTGCGTTCGGGAGAGAGCTTCCTCGTAACATATCTTCAAAACTATAAAAGTAGACCAGGGCATATGGATCAGCTGCATATGGATTTATGGTACAAGGGCGTCAATATTTTTTGTGACGGAGGCACCTATTCTTACGCAGACGCATCAGGGAAGTCTCTGGCGCGAACCGCTTCGCACAATGTCCTGATGATCAATGATCTGGATCAGATGGATTCAGATGGAGCCTTCTTAATATACAACTGGACAAAACGAACAAAATTTAACATGAATGATAAATACTTTTCTGGAACATTATCCGCTAGAAATGGCAGTTATTTCCATAAAAGAGACATAAAAATAGAAGAGAACGGCTATGTAATTTTCGATTCCGTTGAAACGGATATCGAAGGCGAAGCCACGCTCTTTTTCCATTCGCCATGCGATATCTCGGTCAGAGAGGGTGGATTCCGCCTAATGCGCGATAAAAAACATTTATGTGATGTACGGGTAAACGGGGATCTCTCGTTATGTTCGTCGTATATGAGTTCCCATTATTACGAATTAGAAAAAATCAGTTGTGTCATGGTAAAACAGAAAATCACAGATAGAAAATGCGTCTTTGAAACACACATTAACTTTATAGATAGCGATAAGGAGAATAACGGATGA